The following DNA comes from Sparus aurata chromosome 3, fSpaAur1.1, whole genome shotgun sequence.
gggggcacatacaacccgggaaaagacaaatccctcattcagataagggataaatgggacttcaaacaatgtttataATTTCAACAactttgattgggtagtaaactgctgagacactttatttccacctttcccttcagtaaaaaatcagtgcaagaaatctgtcattgtattattgatgcagactccctgtcagggggccacaggggggtccagactcagagttacgggggcactggcccctgttgccccccccccccccctagaaccaccCCTGCTTGGCTAGCAGAGTCGCGTTTTCTGTATTTCTACAAAACTGTCTTATACTTTACATGTTGATGACCTGACTTTCACAGCTAGGCTGTGAAGCCAGTGACAGCacttaaagatgttttttttttgtttgtttgctttttacaacatttgtaagtgtgacaccactTGATACTTTTAAGGAGACCTTGGGATTATTTCCGGCCGTGTTTGTGGCATCAAGAAACATGTATTCTAAGTCAAAACACGATGCTGTTCAAACCCTAACCATGTTTTGTCTGTGCCTGACACTAACCGGACCATAAGAACAGTGTTGTCGcaacatcaaattaaaaaaaataaacccaaaaaaaacattaagtggcaacataatgaaatgaaagatgCGTCTGTTAGTTAGGAGTGTAGGAAGGACAGAGTCTGTAACCataactgtaaaaaataaaaaaagaaaagaaacatttattagTGAAAAGACCAGATGGACtcataaacaaaacatcaacatcttCACTGGATTATTCACACCTTATTATCACGTGTGTATAATTAACAGAATATCAGTATTTCATGATTTTAAAATTACGGTTATCTTGAATATGGAGATATTGTGacaacattattttttaagCAAGATGTTTGAGAAACAGTGTGTTGGGTTTAAGTCTTTTAGTGATTTTAAGTTCAGCAGTAAGGTGACCTCTGGCTGCTCTTGTTCAGTGTCAGCACTCATTTCGAACGGCTGTTTCCAGAAGAAGGTTCTTTGGTCTGACGAGACCATGGTGTAGTATTTTGGCCATCACAACTAGACGAGATTTGGCAGAGAGACACCGCAAACACACCATCCCCGACTGTGGAGCGTGGTGGCGGCAGCATCATGCTGCAGGACCTGGAAGGCTTGTAAAGGTCGAGGGTAAAACGAATGCAGCAAAATATCGAGAAATCTTGGAGGACAATCTGATTCAGTGTGCAAGAGACATGTGACTTGGGAGAAGATTTATTTTCCAGCAAGACGTTGACCCAAAGCATACAGATAAAGGTTCTCAAAAATGGTTTAAAGTCGGCGAGGTGAATGTCGCGGAGCGGCCGAGTCAAAGCTCAGACCTCAATCCAACATAATGTTTGAGGCTGGACTTGAAAAGGGCTGTTCACGCCTGATCCCTGTGCAACCTGACAGAGCTTTGAGCAGTTTTGCAGAAGAATGGGCTAAAATTGCAGCGTCAAGATGTGCAAGACTGATAGAGACCTTTTAACAAAGACTCAGTGTTGTGATTGAGGCCAAAGGTGCGTCTACTCTTTACTGCTGTGGAGGGGGTGAATACTTCTCCAACCCCTTTTTTACATTGGCGTTACTGTCTATCAATCTATTTTCACTTCGACTTTagagagtttttattttgtcattgaCCACGattccctttttttaaagaaataaaagaggaaaacatcatACATCACTTTTTATAGGCACTGTATATGGTGTTGATAAAGCATGTATCTAAAAAAGTGATGTTGCTGTTGGATCCAGAGTCTAGCAGACTACAAGCAGCTACGTCAGGAGGAAACGCTCCCTCGGTGGACGTCCACTCCTCATCACAGACACTTCACACCTCGGCCAAAACGTGCGCGAGTCTCTCCCCTCTGGCAGGCGCTACAGGACCATTTGGGCCAAAGCAAGCAGACACAAGAAGTGTTTCCTCCCAAAGGACATCACACTCATAAACAGTTAACTCAGCTATGTGAATGTCTCCCCGTAGTGTCTGCACAATGCCCAACCATTACTGGGCAATTACTGTTGatatatctgtgtgtatttgcagTATTTACATGCTGTGCTGTATATACGACCACCTCAATATTTAATTTACTCTCTCACTGCCCATTTTACTTCTAATTCATTGTACGTACAGggtacttttcttttttgaaagtgcaatatgtaagaattagtCACCTCTTGAGTTCATTCTCTAAACAAAcaaggggcagcatatcaccaaagtaaccactaactgctgctaactgtagctgcccttagctagttagctcagtgaGCAGTGCAGTTAGCGTTCTGGACTTGGAGTTCAGAGTGGTTTTATTATAAAAGTAGAGGCCGAGGCTAGcggcttagcatgctaacttcagtatatCTCTCCAATAGAATATATAAACGTCTTTGACACAATATCAACATAGTTGTTTCTTTACACTTACATAATGCaagtttaattatttattttctcaattcTTACATGCATTGCACCTCTAAAGCCTTCTGTAGAGTTTTTGGCTCAGACACGTGTGAACACACTCGGCCAATACACTTTTTTGCTGGAGTATGTTGGCAGGCGGAGGAGAGAGCTGAGTTACTGAGCAAACACTCCCAAACTTAAAGTTATTACTGTTGGAAAATCAAGCtatttaacaataaaacataatcaaataaaacgtacagcagctttaagtatATTAAACATGTGTcattttccatttaattttATTATACAAGTGTCATATTCAGTGCAAAGTTTTCTATCATGTTGAGTCAATGAAATATCTTGGACTAAATTAAAACCAAAATGCTCATTTATACATAAACATATGTGTATTCAATTATAACCTATGGCTATACTCCTACATAAACATGTGATTATTATCAAAAAATGTGTACATACTAATGCATTTCAAGTTGGAATGTctcatgaaatacatttcacatgtAGTTGTTAATTTACTACACAGTGACTCAACATGTAAAAACGTTGGATTAAACCCGACCCTTCACACTGAACTTTggtaataaaatgaaatggaaaatcTATATGCAGTTAAAATACTTCAATATGTTAGGGAAATAATTTTTGAGTGTATACTCTCTACAAATGCAATTTAAGTACATTAATCATCGTTGAATAAACAATCTAAGTCTTTGGTAGGacaatatattatataatattgtatTCTACTGTGTAGAAGTGTTTTCAGTAGTCACTGACCACCACTGCCAAACAGCTCTGGCTCCACCTGATGGACAGTTTAGGGAAATGCACCTTTTTGTTTCTGATAGTTTTCACATTCTTCAccaataaataaaaggaaaacatcacatttctacAGCTACCAAATATTTACATCGTATATCATTTTTTAAGTACTGGATTTATTTCCAGATGAACATGGAAGGTAatctatttaaatataaattaatattttatttaaattccaaaattactgaaaataaataaatacctgtATAAATTATGTAGCAGTTGTGTTCTTTGACTTCACTGTGGGCAAAGAGCTTCTCCCAGGTGTATCACTGACAAAGagccatcatccatcatcagcAGGGTGTGTAGTACCATGCAGGTGTGACAAATCTGAACTACATGACTTAGAACAGGGACAGCAGTAGTGACTATATACTGGCTCTGTACTGTAGTGAGTAGACCAACAACGTGATGGATCTTGTTGCTGTAAGTCAGTCCCATACACCCCCTCCCCCCATTAACTCGTCAAGCAATTAGATTTCAGTAAATTCCTGTAATGTAAACACCTTTTTCCCATGAAAAGCAACCAAACTGTGAGAAACATTCATATGTAAATATTGATCGTTGTTtattaaaacttttaaatgtgaTGACTTTTACACTGTTTCTGAGTTCTTCAGCACCGGTCTtccagaaggaaaaaaaaaaaacttgttgaAGGAACTGAATAACACATtaatttacacaaaaaaaaaaaaaacacaattggCACGATGTAACACAATCATGACCATAATGAGGAATATTGTCCTGTTTCtctgccaaaaacaacaaagataaaaaaaaaaaaaaaggaaaaaaagagattttcCTTGACTCCTGTAACGTTTAGTCTCTGTTTTATGTCACAAAATAtcaggggaggaaaaaaacaactgttggAGGAGAAAATACAAATCAATATCTGTATTTTGTGGAATAATCCTTTGGAGACACCACCAGACCTCTTCCTTTTCTGGCCCCTCGGTACACTGTTTCAACAATGTCTATCATCTCCTGCTTGTCCTCCATTGTCCAGTTGATCTTGTTGTTGTTACCGGTGCCCAAATCAATCATGATGTGTTTGTTCCTGAAAAACACAAGATGACAATGTAAAGTCCCGACACAGTGCTGCAGTTCTTCAACAGTAACACAGAGGATGGCTGTATATGAGATGGTGCTTAAACAGCGTTATTAAAGGAAAATTACAACAATCATTATTAAAGTAATATTCACATTGAGATTTTGAAATGCAAACACTGGGGTTCCTCACCTGAAGAAGAACATGACGGTGCAGGGATCGTACAACTCGTACATCTTGTTGAAGTCAGGCACTTCGGTGATGTCCACCAGGTAAATGACGGCAAAGTTCTTTACCTGTCGGGACATATGCAGTTAGGAAATGAATGAAAGCTTAAACCGCAGCTGtcgggctgcaactaacagCGATTTGTCAATCATTTCCTTAAATAGATAAACTGTTTGGTCTATAAGATGTCCaggatgacgtcctcaaatgtcttgttttgtccacaaccaaaagacattcagtttactGCGAaagcgggggaaaaaaaaactagaaattATGAAGATTTAACAAGCTGGAATCTGAGAGTGACAGCACCTGCCAGTTAACACTCCCATCCACATGATACATTTCATTCTTTACATGAGATGACGTCTGATGACCTCCATTTAAGATTAATCGAAGATGTAAACGGGCGCTAAACGTACTCTAAATGGACTGCAATACCTTCCCTTTTGTATGTTTTAGTATAAAAAAATGGGCATGATTTAATAAGTTTGGATACATATTTTTAATCATTGAGAAACAATTCCAATGCCTCAGCTTTTAAACAGCCTTACCAGTGTAGTGACActtgcaaataaaacatttagcaTTCAATAATAAATGCAACAACGGGTAATTAGTTGCCATGGCAGCAATTACCTCGACTAAGGAAAACCAAGCAGGTAATTGAGGATATTAACTTAATTAAGTGTAACTCCCAGTGGAATTTCAATAGTGCGGGTGTAGTTTAGGTTAAGACAGTCTAATGGTGATACTGTGCATACgtagcttttaaaaaaactgacttACATGAGTACTTAAACCTGTGGtcaatataatatttattttgtatccCCACTGAAAGGTACCAAGTTACTGGCTGATAATAGCAGTCATTCTCATGTTATTTAACCTGTAAAGACCAGCGGACAACTCAGTTTTCCTAACAAGCACCATGTCCTCTCTGATCTCGCTAAAGCTATTGTGCAATAGAACAGCAAACCAGCAGGTGGTGCTATTGAGCATGTTTATCTAGCAGGGTTGGCTACCAATGCTCATCTGGCAACAAATAAGGTTTAAAGATTGGATCAAACAATACTCAAACCTTCTCAGCGATGCTGTAGAGAACTTCGTCCATTTTCATGCATGTTGGGTCCCAGTCGTGACCGAAGCGGATCACGAGGACTCGGTCCTCCTCAGACAGGATGGCTTGGTCGACCTGCCAGCCATTGTGGAGATGCGGTAGCATGTACGACATCTTGACTTAAGTTGACGATCCCCGAGCTGGAAAACGACACATTTGACTTTAGCTTCACATCACTTGAGATGCACTGGATGTCAGGTTTATTTAACATCAAGAAAAATCAAGACTCTCTTTAAAGTTTGGGTAAGAACATGGGCTTAGCCTGCTAGCTAGCGAGCTAGCAGTGGAAAAGTCTGGAAGGGAACAGAACGAAACATTCAAAGATATGAATTAAAATAACTTGTGAGTAACCACGTACCTTAAAATACAAGCGGATGTGTATTTTATATCACAATAAATGATTCTCGTCGTAAAAACGCAGCTTTTTTAATCCAATATACAAAGTAGAACCCAGTTAGTTGCTGCTCTGTACCTTTTCGGTACGTTGacgtcctttttttttgctttacgTATGACATCATCAAACCAGCGACACCGCAGACGCAGCTTGTTTACGTCATTCGGATACACctctttgttgttattttcatgacaaCGTACCTCTCTCTTTGAAATCTCTTCCTATGCCTTTGGTGCAGttgaaacaatttaaaaaatgcatttatttagaTTCTTagccaatcaatcaatcaatcaatcaattcatATAAAGGAGAAAAAATAGGTGAACACAACATTCACAGAGAATTAAAATGAATCGCTTGAATGTTATTGGATATATTAATGCCCCAATATAGGCAACAGTCTTTAAGGAACTGAGAAGATTCTTGATTTGACAAGAATCAAaccaaaaatcaacaaaatcaagaccatctttacattttttgggCTGATATGTTGGTATGAAGGTGGACTGATTTCATTTTGATGTATGTAAGGTACATTTTCTCgaacattttctcaaacatttctccAATCAGTGTAACAGCTTTTACAAAATGGACATGATACACATATAAGCCAAACGAGCCCCTTCACTGAAGAGAACACTCTTTTACACCTCTCTAACCAGCGTGGTCTCAATGTGGATGGGACATGCAATAATGT
Coding sequences within:
- the txnl4a gene encoding thioredoxin-like protein 4A is translated as MSYMLPHLHNGWQVDQAILSEEDRVLVIRFGHDWDPTCMKMDEVLYSIAEKVKNFAVIYLVDITEVPDFNKMYELYDPCTVMFFFRNKHIMIDLGTGNNNKINWTMEDKQEMIDIVETVYRGARKGRGLVVSPKDYSTKYRY